A genomic segment from Geitlerinema sp. PCC 7407 encodes:
- a CDS encoding YtxH domain-containing protein, with product MSDNRSGAFVGGFLLGAAVGAVTGLLIAPRPGRETRQLLKKSADALPELAEDLSTSVQLQADRLSESALRNWDGTLTRLREAIAAGREASYRERQIFEQTEPIATPARDSSEAKAFEQL from the coding sequence ATGTCCGACAATCGTTCTGGTGCTTTCGTTGGTGGGTTTCTCCTTGGTGCGGCGGTGGGAGCTGTGACCGGGCTGCTGATCGCTCCTCGCCCGGGCCGTGAAACTCGGCAACTCCTCAAAAAGTCCGCTGATGCTTTGCCAGAACTGGCTGAAGATTTATCGACGAGCGTGCAGCTTCAGGCTGATCGCCTCTCTGAGAGCGCGCTGCGCAACTGGGATGGCACCTTGACGCGGCTGCGAGAGGCGATCGCGGCTGGCCGAGAAGCGAGCTACCGCGAGCGGCAAATCTTTGAGCAAACGGAGCCGATCGCTACCCCCGCTCGAGACAGCAGCGAAGCCAAAGCCTTCGAACAGCTCTGA
- a CDS encoding aminotransferase class V-fold PLP-dependent enzyme — MDSRSASAGLMAQHRQLFPALQGKAYFNYGGQGPMPQAALDALFEGYRTVQARGPFSQSAGSWATEVTEALRKAIAAELSVEPGTISLTENVSAGCNVALWGLDWRSGDHLLLSDCEHPGVVAAAYEVQRRFGVEVSVCPLQTTLNGGDPVAAVMAHVRPQTRLVVLSHVLWNTGQVLPLKAIAQACRQADTREPLRILVDAAQSVGAIPLDLADLGVDFYAFTGHKWWCGPEGVGGLYVRPEALESLRPTLIGWRGVVQVTDGVIWQPDGRRFEVATSAYPLYCGLRAAIAVHNQWGTARDRYERMVSLSDRLWRGLSKIEAIARLKTTPPEAGLVAFQLRCPEPDRQHPRLVQFLEAQHIYIRLIRDPNSVRACVHYFTTEDEIDQLLAAVRAFCASREFASLESGRAS; from the coding sequence ATGGATTCTCGGTCTGCCAGCGCTGGTCTCATGGCGCAACACCGCCAGCTTTTTCCTGCTCTCCAGGGCAAGGCCTATTTCAACTACGGGGGCCAAGGCCCAATGCCCCAAGCAGCTCTGGATGCGCTTTTTGAGGGATACCGCACGGTGCAGGCGCGGGGACCTTTTTCGCAGTCGGCGGGAAGCTGGGCGACCGAGGTGACGGAGGCGCTGCGAAAGGCGATCGCGGCTGAGCTGAGCGTGGAGCCAGGGACCATTAGCTTGACTGAGAATGTCTCGGCGGGCTGCAACGTCGCGCTGTGGGGCCTGGACTGGCGATCGGGAGACCACTTGCTGCTGTCGGACTGCGAACACCCGGGGGTGGTGGCTGCCGCCTATGAGGTGCAGCGGCGCTTTGGGGTAGAGGTGTCGGTGTGTCCGCTGCAAACCACCCTCAATGGCGGCGATCCGGTGGCGGCGGTGATGGCCCATGTGCGGCCCCAGACGCGCTTGGTGGTGCTAAGCCACGTGCTGTGGAATACGGGTCAGGTGCTGCCCCTGAAGGCGATCGCCCAGGCCTGTCGCCAGGCAGACACGCGAGAGCCGCTGCGAATTTTGGTCGATGCGGCCCAGTCGGTTGGAGCGATTCCCTTGGATCTGGCGGATTTGGGAGTAGATTTTTATGCCTTTACAGGCCACAAGTGGTGGTGTGGTCCTGAGGGGGTGGGGGGCCTGTACGTGCGGCCCGAGGCGCTAGAGTCGCTGCGGCCTACTCTGATCGGCTGGCGAGGCGTGGTGCAGGTCACGGACGGGGTGATTTGGCAGCCGGATGGTCGACGCTTTGAGGTGGCAACGTCGGCTTATCCGCTGTACTGCGGTCTCCGGGCGGCGATCGCGGTTCACAATCAGTGGGGAACCGCGCGCGATCGCTACGAGCGCATGGTGTCTCTGAGCGATCGCCTGTGGCGAGGGCTGTCAAAAATTGAGGCGATCGCCCGTCTCAAAACCACACCGCCCGAAGCGGGCCTCGTGGCCTTCCAGCTTCGCTGCCCGGAGCCCGATCGCCAGCATCCCCGCCTGGTGCAGTTCCTCGAAGCTCAGCACATTTATATTCGCCTGATTCGTGACCCCAACAGCGTCCGCGCTTGCGTCCACTACTTCACCACCGAGGACGAAATCGATCAGCTCCTAGCTGCCGTGCGCGCCTTCTGCGCCTCGCGAGAATTTGCGTCCCTAGAATCTGGGCGAGCAAGCTAG
- a CDS encoding TPM domain-containing protein — translation MQHFFPSRLLKVFSAFLLSLSIWAIAPAAQAYDNPDLLPSVQTPIIDLAGALTQVQEDSLAQEIEEFESGTGWKLRVLTQYDRTPGRAVRDFWGLNEKSVLLVADPRGGNLLNFNVGDAVYELLPRTFWVELQTRYGNQFYVRENGEDRSILDSLHSVKACLSQGGCQVVPGLPREQWILTLITSCLGGVVLGFAAQPRKSGQLVAWQWALIFSPLWGILFIAFGIGPVVTRTSDWLPLVRNLAGFSIGALVAYLSPMLGSDSSPSET, via the coding sequence ATGCAGCACTTCTTCCCCTCGCGGCTCCTTAAGGTTTTCAGTGCGTTTCTTTTGTCCTTGTCAATCTGGGCGATCGCGCCAGCGGCTCAGGCCTACGACAATCCTGACTTGCTGCCCAGCGTGCAGACCCCCATCATTGATCTGGCTGGAGCCCTGACCCAGGTCCAGGAAGACAGCCTTGCCCAAGAAATCGAAGAGTTTGAAAGTGGGACCGGCTGGAAGTTGCGGGTCCTCACCCAGTACGATCGCACCCCCGGCCGAGCCGTTCGCGACTTCTGGGGCCTCAATGAAAAGAGCGTGCTCCTCGTCGCAGACCCCCGCGGTGGCAACCTGCTCAACTTCAACGTCGGCGATGCGGTCTATGAGCTGTTGCCTCGCACCTTCTGGGTCGAGCTCCAAACGCGCTACGGCAACCAGTTCTATGTCCGCGAGAACGGAGAAGATCGCTCCATTCTTGACTCTCTGCACTCCGTCAAGGCGTGTCTGAGTCAGGGCGGCTGCCAAGTCGTCCCGGGCCTGCCCCGCGAACAGTGGATCTTGACCCTGATCACCTCTTGCTTGGGTGGCGTTGTTCTGGGCTTTGCGGCTCAGCCCCGCAAGAGCGGCCAGCTCGTTGCTTGGCAGTGGGCTTTGATCTTCTCGCCCTTGTGGGGAATCTTGTTTATTGCCTTCGGCATTGGACCTGTGGTGACGCGCACCTCCGACTGGCTGCCCCTGGTCCGCAACCTGGCTGGCTTTAGTATCGGTGCTTTGGTGGCTTACCTCTCTCCGATGCTGGGCAGCGATTCTTCGCCGTCCGAAACGTAA
- the thiL gene encoding thiamine-phosphate kinase gives MTSTNLGPEAGEVRVRDFGEQALLQRLQRFCPPQIVGDDAAVLSVPSGRSLVATTDVLVDGVHFSLGLASPDVRTTSPADAGWRAAAANLSDLAAMGADSLGITVGLALPGETPIAWVEGLYEGLKACLDRYGGALLGGDVCRSPVLTVSITALGSAIEGRILRRSAAQPGDVLVATGWHGASRAGLELLLHPERSREVAGPDRDRWIQAHQRPQPRLDVLPILAEICAEISSQRAIAGMDSSDGLADAVLQICRASGVGAHLERDRLPIPPGLVEWVGLDQARQWTLYGGEDFELVLALPKAIGDRLVQRLGSPACVVGTITAEPQVQLIEAHHHPLETLSLDQGFQHF, from the coding sequence ATGACCTCCACGAATCTAGGTCCCGAGGCTGGCGAAGTGCGAGTTCGGGACTTCGGTGAGCAGGCTCTCTTGCAGCGGCTGCAGCGATTTTGTCCGCCCCAAATCGTTGGGGACGATGCGGCGGTTTTGAGCGTGCCCTCAGGGCGATCGCTGGTCGCTACCACAGACGTCTTGGTTGATGGCGTTCACTTTAGTTTGGGTCTCGCGTCGCCAGACGTGCGGACGACGTCACCTGCGGATGCAGGCTGGCGAGCCGCCGCCGCCAATCTGTCGGATCTAGCGGCGATGGGGGCGGATTCGCTCGGGATTACGGTCGGGCTGGCGCTGCCAGGAGAGACGCCTATTGCCTGGGTCGAAGGCCTGTATGAGGGCCTGAAGGCGTGTCTCGATCGCTATGGTGGGGCGCTGCTAGGCGGCGACGTCTGCCGGAGTCCGGTCCTAACAGTCAGCATTACGGCGCTGGGATCGGCGATCGAGGGCCGCATTCTTCGGCGCAGTGCTGCTCAGCCGGGGGATGTTTTGGTGGCGACGGGCTGGCACGGCGCTTCTCGGGCAGGGCTCGAGCTGCTGCTGCATCCTGAGCGGAGCAGGGAGGTCGCCGGGCCGGATCGCGATCGCTGGATTCAGGCCCACCAGCGCCCCCAGCCTCGCTTGGACGTGCTGCCGATCTTGGCCGAAATCTGTGCCGAAATCAGTTCGCAGCGGGCGATCGCCGGCATGGACAGCAGCGACGGTTTGGCGGACGCGGTTCTTCAGATTTGCCGAGCTAGCGGCGTCGGGGCTCATTTGGAGCGCGATCGCCTGCCGATTCCCCCGGGTCTCGTTGAGTGGGTGGGCCTCGATCAGGCTCGCCAATGGACTCTCTACGGAGGCGAGGACTTCGAGCTCGTGCTGGCTCTACCCAAGGCGATCGGCGATCGCCTGGTACAGAGGCTTGGATCGCCCGCCTGCGTCGTGGGCACCATCACCGCCGAACCCCAGGTTCAGCTCATCGAGGCTCATCACCATCCCCTCGAAACGCTAAGTCTCGACCAGGGGTTTCAGCACTTTTAA
- a CDS encoding ATP-binding protein, producing MNRQAIAQIQRLQYQAASLLIYQHTLQGRLSRYFLELLAALLQANVDPLACLQAYGRWFQALADKNCSWQTYLLRQIARADNPFARQVQQREPAALPPALITAVQEDLRRLQALYQCTNQQLSQWVQDACNLPDPPTAWDEYLPEAEARLTAAEQRLHEKFQRLDDWSEACSELAAYYREWGAGLFAEYRALRWRSGDWVGILNPDPIRWTSLVGYEFQRETLLKNTEALLAGYPALNVLLYGSRGTGKSSLVKSLLSEYGDRGLRLIEVSKADLQDLPAIVERVRPLAQKFVIFVDDLSFEEEEDQFKALKVVLEGSMTARPQNVVVYATSNRRHLIREFFGDRPRPSNADEISSWDTFQEKLSFSDRFGLTLTFEAPDQTTYLAMVRHLAAQADLSLPLAELEYRALQWATRHNGRSGRSARQFIDFLVADLALAQP from the coding sequence ATGAATCGCCAAGCGATCGCCCAGATCCAGCGCTTGCAGTACCAAGCCGCTTCGCTTTTGATCTATCAGCACACCTTGCAGGGTCGGCTAAGTCGCTACTTCCTCGAGCTTCTGGCGGCTCTCTTGCAGGCCAATGTAGATCCCCTCGCTTGCCTACAAGCCTACGGTCGCTGGTTTCAGGCCCTCGCTGACAAGAACTGTAGCTGGCAAACCTATCTTTTGCGGCAAATTGCCCGAGCCGACAATCCCTTTGCTCGGCAGGTTCAGCAGAGAGAGCCTGCGGCGCTTCCCCCGGCTCTGATTACAGCGGTTCAAGAAGATCTGCGGCGGCTACAAGCTCTGTATCAATGCACCAATCAGCAGCTCAGTCAGTGGGTCCAAGATGCCTGTAACTTGCCCGATCCGCCCACCGCTTGGGACGAATATCTGCCTGAAGCTGAGGCCAGGCTGACTGCGGCAGAGCAACGACTGCATGAAAAATTTCAGCGGCTAGATGACTGGTCGGAGGCCTGCTCAGAGCTAGCAGCTTACTACCGAGAGTGGGGAGCAGGGCTGTTTGCTGAATATCGAGCCCTGCGGTGGAGGTCAGGGGATTGGGTTGGCATCCTGAACCCTGACCCCATTCGATGGACGTCACTCGTGGGCTATGAGTTCCAGCGCGAGACTCTCCTCAAAAATACGGAAGCCCTGCTGGCAGGATACCCCGCCCTGAATGTCCTGCTCTACGGGAGTCGCGGGACTGGCAAGTCTTCTCTGGTGAAGTCCCTGCTCTCGGAATATGGCGATCGCGGTTTGCGGCTAATCGAGGTCTCCAAGGCGGACTTGCAGGACTTGCCGGCGATCGTGGAGCGCGTCCGCCCGCTGGCCCAGAAATTTGTCATTTTCGTGGATGATCTGTCCTTCGAGGAAGAAGAAGATCAGTTCAAGGCCCTCAAGGTCGTGCTGGAGGGCAGCATGACGGCTCGGCCCCAAAATGTCGTGGTCTACGCAACATCCAACCGCCGTCACCTGATTCGCGAATTTTTTGGCGATCGCCCCCGGCCCAGCAACGCCGATGAAATCAGCTCCTGGGACACCTTCCAAGAAAAGCTCTCCTTTAGCGATCGCTTTGGCCTGACCTTGACCTTTGAGGCCCCAGACCAGACCACTTACTTGGCGATGGTGCGCCACCTCGCGGCCCAGGCTGACCTTTCTCTGCCACTGGCCGAGCTGGAGTACCGGGCCTTGCAGTGGGCAACCCGCCACAACGGCCGCTCTGGCCGCTCAGCTCGCCAATTCATTGACTTTCTGGTGGCAGACTTGGCGTTGGCGCAGCCCTAG
- a CDS encoding peptidylprolyl isomerase produces the protein MMLWSHSKFAAIKHWIKNGALALLLIVMSTGLSAAQWDGGGSSARESRLPQGNAITDGKALLRYALPIDNAPVRKLQANLEDIATQLRANRRWNAIKKDLVIAERVLNQPEALLASVAQSDRPKAEALIQEIQANVAELQEISDAKDKEALWLKRGEALDRVSDLEELMVSDFPFSVPAEYANLPRLEGRATISFETSKGEVKAVVDGYSAPVTAGNFVDLVQRGFYDGLEFIRAEDFYVLQVGDPPGPEEGFIDPKTGQYRGIPLEVLLQGDSEPIYGATTEDLGLYRAEPVLPFSAFGTLGMARPGDEPNGGSSQFFFFLFEPELTPAGLNLLDGRYAVFGYVTEGKEVLEKLKQGDKIEAAKVIRGAENLVAPAA, from the coding sequence ATGATGCTCTGGAGCCATTCAAAATTCGCCGCTATCAAGCACTGGATAAAAAATGGTGCACTAGCGCTGCTGCTGATTGTGATGTCGACGGGCCTCAGCGCTGCCCAGTGGGATGGAGGCGGCAGCTCCGCGCGCGAAAGCCGCCTGCCCCAGGGCAACGCTATCACCGATGGCAAAGCCCTCCTGCGCTACGCGCTGCCCATCGACAATGCCCCCGTCCGCAAACTCCAGGCCAACCTGGAAGATATTGCGACCCAGCTGCGCGCCAACCGCCGCTGGAACGCTATTAAGAAAGATCTTGTTATTGCAGAGCGCGTTCTGAATCAGCCGGAGGCCCTTTTGGCGTCGGTGGCCCAGAGCGATCGCCCCAAAGCCGAGGCTCTCATCCAGGAGATTCAGGCCAACGTAGCCGAGCTCCAAGAAATCAGCGACGCCAAAGACAAAGAAGCGCTTTGGCTCAAGCGGGGAGAGGCCCTCGATCGCGTGAGTGACCTCGAAGAGCTGATGGTCTCCGACTTTCCCTTCAGCGTGCCCGCCGAATACGCCAATCTGCCTCGCCTCGAGGGACGAGCCACCATCAGTTTTGAAACCAGCAAAGGTGAAGTGAAAGCCGTAGTGGATGGCTACAGCGCACCGGTCACTGCCGGTAACTTTGTAGACCTGGTACAGCGTGGCTTCTACGACGGCCTAGAGTTCATTCGGGCCGAAGACTTCTACGTGTTGCAGGTGGGCGATCCCCCAGGCCCCGAAGAAGGGTTTATCGATCCCAAAACCGGCCAGTATCGGGGCATTCCGCTAGAGGTCTTGCTTCAGGGCGATTCAGAACCGATTTACGGCGCCACCACTGAGGACTTGGGTCTCTACCGGGCAGAGCCTGTGCTGCCTTTCTCTGCGTTTGGCACCCTCGGCATGGCGCGTCCGGGTGATGAGCCCAACGGCGGATCGTCGCAGTTCTTCTTCTTCTTGTTTGAGCCAGAGCTGACGCCTGCGGGCCTGAACCTCCTCGATGGTCGCTATGCCGTTTTTGGCTATGTTACCGAAGGCAAAGAGGTCTTAGAGAAGCTCAAGCAGGGCGACAAGATCGAAGCAGCCAAGGTGATTCGCGGTGCTGAGAACCTGGTAGCCCCTGCGGCATGA
- a CDS encoding TM0106 family RecB-like putative nuclease: protein MLLTDALLLHYQRCPRRAFLDVHGDLAQRDPPSDYLLKLFQDSLLHQRSVLTDWAWLPFGLPDGPLAYHRPIYPEHDWQAGASATLELMQQGVDAIHQGILLITDPAGHTFISKPDLLVKQPGDSLLGDWHYVPVDIKLGKRPKLEYQLVAAYQAHLLAQMQGAWPEAAWLILRQRGAYEVDLVERVPRMQSILEECTRTLSEPVEPEVFISRNRCSLCHWYGHCYDIAQQQQHLSLLPGVTPSRYSFLQGLKLTTVESLALARPAQLEPLPGFGREVAQKLVWQAQATLSNQAILVADPSLWSQGFSGNGAIAPFHHLPTAPVEFYFDIEAEPDLNLAYLHGVLMVDRRTQTETFYPFLAEDPSAEAAVWKDFLELMLAYPQSPVFHFCAYEVQTVRRLAQLYNTPLDSVEALLHRFVDLHAWVTRTVMLPVESYALKPIARWVGFDWRDASADGAQSIYWYNQWLTTGDRSFLDSIVCYNEDDCRATYHVKDWLVEFLRQPRLPYAYVSDGEESLPSIGER from the coding sequence GTGCTGTTAACTGACGCTCTTCTCCTCCACTATCAGCGCTGCCCTCGACGGGCTTTCTTGGATGTGCACGGGGACCTAGCCCAGCGCGATCCACCCAGTGACTATCTCTTGAAGCTGTTTCAGGACAGTCTGCTGCACCAGCGATCGGTGCTGACAGACTGGGCATGGCTGCCCTTTGGTCTGCCGGACGGTCCCCTCGCCTACCACCGGCCGATCTACCCTGAGCACGACTGGCAAGCAGGAGCGTCCGCCACCCTAGAACTGATGCAGCAGGGGGTCGACGCGATTCATCAGGGCATTTTGCTGATCACCGACCCGGCAGGCCACACTTTCATCAGCAAGCCCGATCTTCTCGTCAAGCAGCCCGGTGATTCTTTGCTTGGCGACTGGCACTATGTCCCTGTCGACATCAAGCTCGGCAAGCGGCCCAAGCTCGAGTATCAGCTCGTTGCTGCCTACCAAGCCCATCTCCTGGCCCAGATGCAGGGAGCTTGGCCAGAAGCAGCTTGGCTGATCTTGCGGCAGCGGGGAGCCTACGAAGTGGACTTGGTGGAGCGAGTCCCCAGGATGCAGTCCATTCTGGAGGAATGTACCCGCACCCTGAGCGAACCGGTGGAGCCCGAGGTTTTTATTTCGCGCAATCGCTGCAGTCTTTGCCACTGGTATGGACACTGCTACGACATTGCGCAGCAGCAGCAGCATTTATCGCTTCTGCCGGGCGTGACGCCCAGCCGCTACAGTTTTTTGCAGGGTTTGAAGCTCACCACCGTAGAGTCTTTGGCTCTCGCCAGACCTGCTCAGCTAGAGCCGCTGCCCGGCTTTGGTCGTGAGGTCGCCCAAAAACTGGTGTGGCAAGCCCAAGCGACGCTGAGTAACCAGGCTATTTTGGTTGCAGACCCCAGTCTTTGGTCTCAGGGCTTCTCCGGGAATGGGGCGATCGCGCCTTTTCACCACTTGCCCACGGCGCCTGTTGAGTTCTACTTCGACATCGAAGCTGAGCCGGATCTGAATTTGGCCTATCTGCACGGGGTGCTGATGGTCGATCGGCGGACTCAAACCGAAACGTTCTATCCGTTTTTGGCCGAGGACCCCTCGGCCGAGGCCGCTGTTTGGAAAGACTTTCTAGAGCTGATGCTGGCCTACCCCCAGTCACCCGTCTTTCACTTTTGCGCTTACGAAGTCCAGACGGTGCGGCGGCTCGCCCAGCTCTACAACACCCCTCTAGATTCAGTCGAGGCGCTGCTTCATCGTTTCGTGGATCTGCACGCCTGGGTCACCCGGACGGTCATGTTGCCGGTCGAGAGCTACGCTCTCAAGCCCATTGCGCGCTGGGTGGGGTTTGATTGGCGAGATGCTTCGGCAGATGGAGCCCAGTCGATTTACTGGTACAACCAGTGGCTGACAACGGGCGATCGCAGCTTCTTGGACTCCATCGTTTGCTACAACGAAGACGACTGCCGAGCAACCTATCACGTCAAGGACTGGCTGGTCGAATTTCTTCGCCAGCCTCGACTTCCTTACGCTTACGTTTCGGACGGCGAAGAATCGCTGCCCAGCATCGGAGAGAGGTAA
- a CDS encoding DUF948 domain-containing protein, translated as MDPLFWLGLSILLVAVSLTALLFVAIPAFQELGRAARSAEKLFDTLNRELPPTLESIRLTGLEITELTEDVSDGVQSAGRVVKQVDDSLHGARQQAKRAQATGRSLAAGVRAAWRTFTRPAPAQTSGRRTPNRLAPSSRPPLDLREERTYYSSEAADTEEEKLPLGASGREEFPETPEPRTLNGRESTENLYRVANPADASAADEA; from the coding sequence ATGGATCCTCTCTTTTGGCTAGGCCTCTCGATCTTGCTCGTTGCTGTCAGCCTGACCGCGCTGCTCTTCGTCGCCATCCCCGCTTTTCAAGAACTGGGACGAGCAGCCCGTAGCGCCGAAAAACTCTTTGATACCCTCAATCGCGAACTGCCGCCCACCCTAGAGTCCATTCGCCTTACGGGGCTTGAGATTACCGAATTGACCGAAGATGTGAGCGATGGTGTCCAGAGTGCTGGACGCGTGGTGAAGCAGGTCGATGACAGCCTGCACGGCGCTAGGCAGCAAGCAAAGCGAGCCCAGGCGACCGGGCGCAGCTTGGCGGCAGGCGTCCGCGCCGCTTGGCGAACTTTCACCCGTCCGGCGCCCGCCCAGACCAGCGGCCGCCGCACCCCCAATCGCCTCGCTCCCTCTTCGCGGCCTCCCCTCGATCTGCGCGAGGAGCGGACCTACTACTCCAGTGAGGCCGCGGACACCGAAGAAGAGAAGCTGCCCTTGGGGGCCTCCGGTCGAGAAGAATTCCCAGAAACTCCTGAGCCGCGCACTCTAAATGGTCGCGAATCGACCGAAAACCTCTATCGCGTGGCCAATCCAGCAGATGCGTCTGCGGCCGACGAAGCCTGA
- the efp gene encoding elongation factor P — translation MISSNDFRPGVTIELDGAVWRVVEFLHVKPGKGSAFVRTKLKSAQTGSVIERTFRAGETVPQATLEKRTMQHTYKEGDQYVFMDMETYEESRLSANEIGDRVKYLKELMEVNVITWNGQVLEVELPNSVILEVTETDPGVKGDTATGGTKPAIVETGAQVMVPLFISVGERIKVDTRNDTYLGRE, via the coding sequence ATGATCTCCAGCAACGACTTTAGACCCGGTGTCACGATTGAGCTAGATGGGGCAGTCTGGCGTGTCGTGGAATTTCTCCATGTGAAGCCAGGAAAAGGATCTGCCTTTGTCAGAACCAAGTTGAAAAGCGCCCAAACCGGCAGCGTGATCGAGCGGACCTTCCGGGCCGGGGAGACGGTTCCCCAGGCAACGCTCGAAAAGCGCACCATGCAGCACACCTATAAAGAAGGTGATCAGTACGTCTTCATGGATATGGAGACCTACGAGGAAAGCCGCCTGTCTGCCAATGAAATTGGCGATCGCGTGAAGTACCTCAAAGAATTGATGGAAGTAAACGTGATCACCTGGAACGGCCAAGTTCTCGAGGTAGAGCTGCCCAACTCGGTGATCCTGGAAGTGACTGAAACTGACCCAGGTGTCAAAGGCGACACAGCAACGGGCGGTACCAAGCCTGCCATCGTTGAGACCGGTGCCCAAGTAATGGTGCCGCTGTTCATCTCGGTGGGTGAGCGCATCAAAGTCGATACCCGGAACGATACCTATCTGGGCCGGGAATAG
- the accB gene encoding acetyl-CoA carboxylase biotin carboxyl carrier protein, protein MQLNLNELRELLAAINQTDFTELTLKDAEFELTIRRGGRTEYLPVADTVFAGEGSTVTLGMTPPAAVAPPTAAPPAAAEASPKPAPAPAPQADQKLLDVTSPMVGTFYRSPAPDEPPFVDTGDRIRLGQTVCIIEAMKLMNELEAEVAGEIVEILVQNAEPVEYGQVLMRVRPL, encoded by the coding sequence GTGCAACTGAATTTAAACGAACTCCGTGAATTACTCGCAGCCATCAACCAGACAGACTTCACGGAGCTGACGTTGAAGGATGCTGAGTTTGAGTTGACGATTCGTCGCGGTGGCCGGACAGAGTATCTGCCGGTTGCCGATACGGTTTTTGCGGGCGAAGGGAGCACAGTGACGCTGGGGATGACTCCACCAGCGGCGGTGGCACCGCCGACTGCTGCTCCTCCGGCGGCTGCTGAGGCGAGCCCGAAGCCTGCGCCGGCACCCGCTCCTCAGGCGGACCAAAAGCTGCTGGATGTTACTTCGCCGATGGTGGGAACGTTTTATCGTTCTCCTGCGCCGGATGAGCCGCCGTTTGTGGATACGGGCGATCGCATTCGTCTAGGCCAAACGGTGTGCATCATCGAAGCGATGAAGCTGATGAACGAGCTCGAAGCAGAAGTGGCAGGCGAGATTGTCGAAATCTTGGTCCAAAATGCAGAGCCCGTGGAGTACGGCCAAGTGCTCATGCGAGTCCGACCCCTTTAA
- a CDS encoding exosortase-dependent surface protein XDP2: MKLTHLSALTGLVAGGCLALSSSPAQAFSFTTNYTAEAGSRGNIWLNSVTLGDGSTVSDFSLVKRANLIANDTYTGGNTGAASSDRGDEASGVQLEAATSASIASSLGNLNLNNIIDTEDTGSFVMDLFFESAVDTLFFWERGMNSKLAVQAIDAAGNLLGSSLLIDSATWAKAGFNINTTEIGDKQAVGSLGLNLADLGLSGSFAGVRLVSQSSFNGPDFKVVGAATESVPEPATLAGLGLIGGGLVLSRRRKAKQA; this comes from the coding sequence ATGAAACTGACGCATCTTTCTGCTTTAACAGGCCTCGTTGCGGGTGGTTGCCTCGCCCTCTCCTCGTCTCCTGCTCAAGCATTTTCCTTCACCACCAACTACACTGCCGAAGCTGGCTCCCGAGGCAATATTTGGCTCAACTCTGTCACCCTCGGTGACGGCAGCACCGTTAGCGATTTCTCCTTGGTCAAGCGCGCCAACCTGATCGCTAATGACACCTACACCGGCGGCAACACCGGGGCAGCCAGCTCTGATCGGGGCGACGAAGCCTCGGGCGTCCAGCTCGAAGCGGCCACCAGCGCCAGCATTGCTTCGAGCTTGGGTAACCTGAACCTCAACAACATCATCGACACCGAAGACACGGGTTCCTTCGTGATGGACCTGTTCTTTGAGAGCGCTGTGGATACCCTGTTCTTCTGGGAGCGCGGCATGAACAGCAAGCTGGCAGTTCAGGCCATTGACGCAGCGGGCAACCTGCTGGGCAGCTCTCTGCTGATTGACTCTGCGACTTGGGCCAAGGCTGGTTTCAACATCAACACCACCGAAATTGGCGACAAGCAAGCGGTGGGTTCTCTGGGCCTGAACTTGGCAGATCTGGGTCTGAGCGGCTCCTTTGCTGGGGTTCGCCTAGTGTCTCAATCCAGCTTCAACGGTCCTGACTTCAAGGTTGTGGGCGCTGCAACGGAGAGCGTTCCTGAGCCTGCAACGCTGGCCGGTCTGGGCCTGATTGGCGGTGGCCTTGTTCTGTCTCGTCGCCGCAAGGCCAAGCAAGCCTAG